The Micromonospora sp. M71_S20 genome has a window encoding:
- a CDS encoding MurR/RpiR family transcriptional regulator — protein sequence MNEGAVMAPTERVLDLFQGVRLTPTQRRIAHCLVQNAPAAAYLSAAEVAELAGVSQPSVTRFAVALGHDGYPALRRRLRELTAGAPGDATDAGNELQQAVRAEIGNLDRLAGQLADRDRIAETGRLLAASRPLPVLGLRAAAPLAAYFAYFAAKVHPDVRVLDDGGSLLTDRLEQAAEAGAGALLAFVLPRYPRETLDALREARAAGLTVVAITDSPVSPAAEHADVVLPAAVGAQLVFDLHTAPMTLAMVLLQAICDAAPTDTQRRLEAFEASAARRQLFLG from the coding sequence ATGAATGAGGGAGCTGTCATGGCACCCACCGAGCGGGTGCTGGACCTGTTCCAGGGGGTCCGGCTCACCCCCACCCAGCGCCGCATCGCGCACTGCCTCGTGCAGAACGCGCCGGCCGCGGCGTACCTGTCGGCGGCCGAGGTCGCCGAGCTGGCGGGGGTCAGCCAGCCGTCGGTCACCCGGTTCGCGGTCGCGCTCGGCCACGACGGCTACCCCGCGCTGCGCCGCCGGCTCCGCGAGCTGACCGCCGGCGCCCCGGGCGACGCCACCGACGCGGGCAACGAGCTCCAGCAGGCGGTACGCGCCGAGATCGGCAACCTCGACCGCCTGGCCGGGCAGCTCGCCGACCGGGACCGGATCGCCGAGACCGGGAGGCTGCTGGCCGCCAGCCGCCCCCTGCCGGTGCTCGGCCTGCGCGCCGCCGCCCCGCTGGCCGCCTACTTCGCGTACTTCGCCGCCAAGGTGCACCCCGACGTGCGGGTGCTCGACGACGGCGGCAGCCTGCTCACCGACCGCCTCGAACAGGCCGCCGAGGCCGGGGCGGGCGCCCTGCTCGCCTTCGTGCTGCCCCGCTATCCCCGGGAGACGCTGGACGCGCTGCGCGAGGCCCGGGCCGCCGGCCTCACCGTGGTGGCCATCACCGACTCGCCGGTCAGCCCGGCCGCCGAGCACGCCGACGTGGTGCTGCCCGCCGCGGTCGGCGCGCAGCTCGTCTTCGACCTGCACACCGCGCCGATGACCCTGGCCATGGTGCTGCTCCAGGCCATCTGCGACGCCGCCCCGACCGACACCCAGCGCCGGCTGGAGGCCTTCGAAGCCTCCGCCGCCCGCCGCCAGTTGTTCCTCGGATGA
- the hutU gene encoding urocanate hydratase — protein MTQPVRAARGTERTARGWPQEAALRMLMNNLDPEVAERPDDLVVYGGTGKAARDWPSYHALVRTLTDLRDDETMLVQSGRPVGVMRTHEWAPRVLLANSNLVGDWATWPEFRRLEQLGLTMYGQMTAGSWIYIGTQGILQGTYETFAAVAAKRFGGTLAGTLTLTAGCGGMGGAQPLAVTMNGGVCLVVDVDRSRLDRRVHDRYLDEVADSLDDAVERALAAKRDRRALSVGVVGNAATVFPELLRRGVDIDVVTDQTSAHDPLSYLPEGVEPADARDYAAAKPAEFTDRARASMAKHVEAMVGFLDAGAEVFDYGNSIRGEAKLGGFERAFDFPGFVPAYIRPLFCEGKGPFRWAALSGDPADIAATDRAILELFPENESLARWIRMAGERVAFQGLPARICWLGYGERDKAGVRFNEMVASGELSAPVVIGRDHLDCGSVASPYRETESMADGSDAVADWPLLNALVNTASGASWVSIHHGGGVGIGRSIHAGQVCVADGTALAGQKIERVLTNDPAMGVIRHVDAGYDAAREVAEATGVRVPMAETP, from the coding sequence ATGACCCAGCCCGTCCGCGCCGCACGCGGCACCGAACGCACCGCCCGTGGGTGGCCCCAGGAGGCCGCGCTGCGGATGCTGATGAACAACCTCGACCCGGAGGTGGCCGAGCGTCCCGACGACCTGGTGGTCTACGGCGGCACCGGGAAGGCGGCGCGGGACTGGCCGTCGTACCACGCGCTGGTGCGCACCCTGACCGACCTGCGCGACGACGAGACCATGCTGGTGCAGTCGGGCCGGCCGGTGGGCGTCATGCGTACCCACGAGTGGGCGCCCCGGGTGCTGCTGGCCAACTCCAACCTGGTGGGCGACTGGGCCACCTGGCCGGAGTTCCGCCGCCTCGAACAGCTCGGCCTGACCATGTACGGGCAGATGACCGCCGGCTCGTGGATCTACATCGGCACCCAGGGCATCCTCCAGGGCACCTACGAGACGTTCGCCGCCGTCGCCGCCAAGCGGTTCGGCGGCACCCTGGCGGGCACGCTGACGCTCACCGCCGGCTGCGGCGGGATGGGCGGGGCGCAGCCCCTCGCGGTCACCATGAACGGCGGCGTCTGCCTGGTCGTCGACGTGGACCGCAGCCGGCTGGACCGGCGGGTGCACGACCGCTACCTCGACGAGGTCGCCGACTCCCTGGACGACGCCGTCGAGCGGGCGCTGGCCGCGAAGCGGGACCGGCGGGCGCTGAGCGTCGGCGTGGTCGGCAACGCGGCCACGGTCTTCCCGGAGCTGCTGCGCCGGGGCGTCGACATCGACGTCGTCACCGACCAGACCAGCGCGCACGACCCGCTGTCGTACCTGCCGGAGGGGGTGGAGCCGGCCGACGCCCGGGACTACGCGGCGGCGAAGCCGGCCGAGTTCACCGACCGGGCGCGGGCGTCGATGGCGAAGCACGTCGAGGCGATGGTCGGGTTCCTCGACGCCGGCGCGGAGGTCTTCGACTACGGCAACTCGATCCGGGGCGAGGCGAAGCTCGGCGGGTTCGAGCGGGCCTTCGACTTCCCCGGCTTCGTGCCCGCGTACATCCGGCCGTTGTTCTGCGAGGGCAAGGGCCCGTTCCGGTGGGCGGCGCTCTCCGGCGACCCGGCCGACATCGCGGCCACCGACCGGGCGATCCTGGAGCTGTTCCCGGAGAACGAGTCGCTGGCCCGGTGGATCCGGATGGCCGGCGAGCGCGTCGCCTTCCAGGGCCTGCCGGCGCGGATCTGCTGGCTCGGCTACGGCGAGCGGGACAAGGCGGGGGTGCGGTTCAACGAGATGGTCGCCTCCGGCGAGCTGTCGGCGCCCGTGGTGATCGGCCGCGACCACCTGGACTGCGGCAGCGTGGCCAGCCCGTACCGGGAGACCGAGTCGATGGCCGACGGCTCCGACGCCGTGGCCGACTGGCCGTTGCTCAACGCGCTGGTCAACACCGCCAGCGGGGCGTCCTGGGTGTCGATCCACCACGGCGGCGGGGTCGGCATCGGCCGGTCCATCCACGCCGGGCAGGTCTGTGTGGCCGACGGCACGGCGCTGGCCGGGCAGAAGATCGAGCGGGTGCTCACCAACGACCCGGCGATGGGCGTCATCCGGCACGTGGACGCCGGCTACGACGCCGCCCGCGAGGTCGCGGAGGCCACCGGCGTGCGGGTGCCGATGGCGGAGACCCCGTGA
- a CDS encoding allantoate amidohydrolase, whose translation MSDLAGRFRALWDEIAPVGRDEGSGGYLRYALTAPELRLREWFREQADRRGMPVTDDGNGNLFARWGDPEAGDAVLTGSHFDSVPHGGAYDGPLGIVSAFLAVDELRAAGVAPARPVVVGAFVEEEGARFGVPCLGSRLLAGEIAVDRAAGLRDAGGVSFAEALGARPAGARPELLGGFAAFVELHVEQGRAMVDADAPVGVASAIWPHGRWRFEFTGEGNHAGTTRMADRRDPMLTYAFTVLAANKEARLRGAHATVGRVAVEPNATNAIPSKVTGWLDARAAEPETLTGLVDAVRAKAAERARRDGTEVALTEESATPLVAFDGGLANRLATLLDAPVLPTGAGHDAGVLAAHLPTAMLFVRNPTGVSHSPAESASDADCAAGVTALARVVEELACR comes from the coding sequence GTGAGCGACCTCGCCGGGCGGTTCCGGGCGCTGTGGGACGAGATCGCGCCGGTCGGGCGGGACGAGGGCAGCGGCGGCTACCTGCGCTACGCGCTGACCGCGCCGGAGCTGCGGCTGCGGGAGTGGTTCCGCGAGCAGGCCGACCGCCGGGGCATGCCGGTCACCGACGACGGCAACGGCAACCTCTTCGCCCGGTGGGGCGACCCGGAGGCCGGCGACGCGGTGCTGACGGGCAGCCACTTCGACTCGGTGCCGCACGGCGGGGCCTACGACGGGCCGCTCGGCATCGTCAGCGCGTTCCTCGCCGTCGACGAGCTGCGCGCGGCCGGCGTCGCGCCGGCCCGCCCCGTGGTGGTCGGCGCGTTCGTCGAGGAGGAGGGCGCGCGGTTCGGCGTACCGTGCCTGGGGTCGCGGCTGCTCGCCGGGGAGATCGCGGTGGACCGCGCGGCCGGGTTGCGCGACGCCGGCGGGGTGAGCTTCGCCGAGGCGCTGGGCGCCCGGCCGGCGGGCGCCCGACCCGAGCTGCTCGGCGGCTTCGCCGCCTTCGTCGAGCTGCACGTCGAGCAGGGCCGAGCGATGGTCGACGCCGACGCGCCGGTCGGGGTGGCCAGCGCGATCTGGCCGCACGGCCGCTGGCGCTTCGAGTTCACCGGCGAGGGCAACCACGCCGGTACGACCCGGATGGCCGACCGCCGCGACCCCATGCTGACGTACGCCTTCACGGTGCTGGCGGCCAACAAGGAGGCGCGGCTGCGCGGTGCCCACGCCACCGTCGGCCGGGTGGCGGTGGAGCCGAATGCCACCAACGCCATCCCGTCGAAGGTGACCGGCTGGCTGGACGCCCGGGCCGCCGAGCCGGAGACGCTGACGGGGCTGGTCGACGCGGTGCGCGCGAAGGCCGCCGAGCGGGCCCGCCGCGACGGTACGGAGGTGGCGCTGACGGAGGAGTCGGCCACCCCGCTGGTCGCCTTCGACGGTGGCCTGGCCAACCGGCTCGCGACCCTGCTCGACGCGCCGGTGCTGCCGACCGGGGCCGGGCACGACGCCGGGGTGCTCGCCGCGCACCTGCCCACGGCGATGCTCTTCGTGCGCAACCCGACGGGGGTGTCGCACTCGCCGGCGGAGTCGGCCAGCGACGCCGACTGCGCGGCCGGGGTCACCGCCCTGGCCCGGGTGGTGGAGGAGCTGGCATGCCGGTGA
- a CDS encoding formimidoylglutamate deiminase, whose translation MTRWLAEYAWLPDHAEPTADVLIETTDGRITGVTPLTAGSTPPAGVEVMADAERLPGLTLPGLANAHSHAFHRALRGRTHGGRGDFWTWRDRMYAVAQRLDPDSYLALARAVYAEMALAGVTCVGEFHYVHHGPDGTPYADPNAMGAALVEAAAHAGIRITLLDTCYLTATVDGEPLAGPQRRFGDGDALRWAERVDAFRPADDHARVGAAIHSVRAVPAGQLATVAGWADRRGAPLHVHLSEQPAENDACRAAHGCTPARLLADRGALGPNTTAVHATHLTGGDLTLLGDAGTGVCLCPTTERDLADGIGPARRMADVGLPLSLGSDSHAVIDLFEEARAVELDERLRTRRRGHFGPAELRDAATVGGHAALGWRDAGRIAVGARADLVTVRLDSPRTAGVPPVGVWFAAGAADVAQVVVDGRTVVRDGRHLTVDVPAELVAAIEEVTS comes from the coding sequence GTGACCCGCTGGCTCGCCGAGTACGCCTGGCTGCCCGACCACGCCGAGCCCACGGCCGACGTGCTGATCGAGACGACCGACGGACGGATCACCGGTGTTACCCCGCTGACGGCCGGGAGCACGCCGCCCGCCGGGGTCGAGGTCATGGCCGATGCCGAGCGGCTGCCCGGGCTGACGCTGCCCGGGCTCGCCAACGCCCACTCGCACGCGTTCCACCGGGCGTTGCGGGGGCGCACCCACGGCGGGCGCGGCGACTTCTGGACCTGGCGCGACCGGATGTACGCGGTGGCGCAGCGGCTCGACCCGGACTCGTACCTGGCCCTGGCCCGGGCGGTCTACGCCGAGATGGCGCTGGCCGGCGTCACCTGCGTCGGCGAGTTCCACTACGTGCACCACGGCCCGGACGGCACCCCGTACGCGGACCCGAACGCGATGGGTGCGGCGCTGGTCGAGGCCGCCGCCCACGCCGGGATCCGGATCACCCTGCTGGACACCTGCTACCTGACCGCCACCGTCGACGGGGAGCCGCTCGCCGGGCCGCAGCGACGCTTCGGCGACGGCGACGCGCTGCGCTGGGCGGAGCGGGTCGACGCGTTCCGGCCCGCCGACGACCACGCCCGGGTCGGCGCGGCGATCCACTCGGTGCGCGCGGTGCCCGCCGGGCAGCTCGCCACCGTGGCCGGATGGGCGGACCGGCGCGGCGCACCCCTGCACGTGCACCTCTCCGAGCAGCCCGCCGAGAACGACGCCTGCCGGGCCGCGCACGGCTGCACCCCGGCCCGGCTGCTCGCCGACCGGGGGGCGCTCGGCCCGAACACCACGGCCGTGCACGCCACCCACCTGACCGGCGGCGACCTCACGCTGCTCGGGGACGCCGGCACGGGCGTCTGCCTCTGCCCGACCACCGAGCGGGACCTGGCCGACGGGATCGGCCCGGCCCGGCGGATGGCCGACGTCGGCCTGCCGCTCAGCCTGGGCAGCGACAGCCATGCCGTGATCGACCTCTTCGAGGAGGCCCGCGCGGTGGAACTGGACGAGCGGCTGCGCACCCGCCGGCGCGGGCACTTCGGCCCCGCCGAGCTGCGCGACGCGGCCACCGTCGGCGGTCACGCCGCGCTGGGCTGGCGCGACGCCGGGCGGATCGCCGTGGGGGCGCGGGCCGACCTGGTGACCGTGCGGCTGGACAGCCCGCGCACGGCCGGCGTACCGCCGGTGGGGGTCTGGTTCGCGGCGGGCGCCGCCGACGTCGCGCAGGTCGTGGTGGACGGCCGGACGGTGGTGCGCGACGGCCGGCACCTGACCGTCGACGTGCCGGCCGAACTGGTTGCGGCGATCGAGGAGGTGACCTCGTGA
- the hutI gene encoding imidazolonepropionase — MSSLLVDDIGELVTNDVGGEGGPLGIRRDVALLVEEGRVAWIGPSRDAPAADRRIDAGGAAVLPGFVDSHAHLVFAGDRAAEFAARMAGQPYTGGGIRTTVGATRAATDDDLRATVRRLRGEAMRQGTTTMEIKSGYGLTVADEARSLAIAAEVSEETTFLGAHVVPAEYADRPDDYVGLVCGPMLAAAAPYARWIDVFCERGAFDVDHARAILACGQAVGLGVRVHANQLGPGPGVQLGVELGAASVDHCTHLTDADVDALASAGETWVSGFEPTTVATLLPGAEFSTRSPYPDARRLLDAGVIVALATDCNPGSSYTSSMPFCVALAVREMRMTPAEAVWAATAGGARALRRDDVGVLRPGARADLMILDAPSHLHLAYRPGVPLIRQVLRNGVPQ; from the coding sequence GTGAGCAGTCTGCTGGTCGACGACATCGGCGAGCTGGTGACCAACGACGTCGGAGGCGAGGGCGGGCCGCTGGGCATCCGGCGCGACGTCGCCCTCCTGGTCGAGGAGGGGCGGGTGGCCTGGATCGGGCCGTCCCGCGACGCGCCGGCCGCCGACCGGCGCATCGACGCCGGGGGCGCCGCCGTGCTCCCCGGCTTCGTGGACAGCCACGCCCACCTGGTCTTCGCCGGGGACCGGGCCGCCGAGTTCGCCGCCCGGATGGCCGGGCAGCCGTACACCGGCGGCGGCATCCGGACCACCGTCGGCGCGACCCGGGCGGCCACCGACGACGACCTGCGGGCCACCGTGCGCCGGCTGCGCGGCGAGGCGATGCGGCAGGGCACCACCACCATGGAGATCAAGAGCGGGTACGGCCTCACCGTCGCCGACGAGGCCCGCTCGCTGGCGATCGCCGCCGAGGTCAGCGAGGAGACCACCTTCCTCGGCGCCCACGTGGTCCCCGCCGAGTACGCCGACCGCCCCGACGACTACGTGGGCCTGGTCTGCGGGCCGATGCTGGCCGCCGCCGCGCCGTACGCCCGCTGGATCGACGTCTTCTGCGAGCGGGGCGCGTTCGACGTCGACCACGCCCGCGCCATCCTCGCCTGCGGGCAGGCCGTCGGGCTGGGCGTGCGGGTGCACGCCAACCAGCTCGGCCCCGGGCCGGGCGTCCAGCTCGGCGTCGAGCTGGGCGCGGCGAGCGTCGACCACTGCACCCACCTGACCGACGCCGACGTCGACGCGCTGGCCTCGGCCGGCGAGACGTGGGTCTCCGGATTCGAGCCGACCACGGTCGCGACCCTGCTGCCCGGCGCCGAGTTCTCCACCCGCTCGCCCTACCCGGACGCCCGCCGGCTGCTCGACGCCGGCGTGATCGTGGCGCTGGCGACCGACTGCAACCCCGGTTCGTCGTACACCTCGTCGATGCCGTTCTGCGTCGCGCTCGCCGTACGCGAGATGCGGATGACCCCGGCGGAGGCCGTCTGGGCCGCGACCGCCGGCGGCGCCCGGGCGCTGCGCCGCGACGACGTCGGGGTGCTCCGGCCCGGGGCCCGGGCCGACCTGATGATCCTCGACGCCCCGTCCCACCTGCACCTGGCCTACCGGCCCGGTGTACCACTGATCCGCCAGGTTCTGCGCAACGGAGTGCCCCAATGA
- the hutH gene encoding histidine ammonia-lyase — protein MTVTVLPTGISPADVLAVARGTAKVVLDPATVDAMTVSRSIVDGIEAAGRPVYGVSTGFGALANTFVAPERRAELQHALIRSHAAGVGAPMPREVVRAMMLLRVRSLALGRSGVRPLVAEALVDLLNHDVTPWVPEHGSLGASGDLAPLAHCALVLLGEGWVLGPAGERLPAADVLRRAGLAPIGLAAKEGLALINGTDGMLGMLLLAIHDAAHLFTMADVTAALAIEAMLGSERPFLPELHAIRPHPGQSASAANIHRLLQDSRVMDSHRDDLAHAVQDAYSMRCAPQVAGAARDTLDFVRTVAGRELVSVVDNPVVLPDGRVESTGNFHGAPLGFAADFLAIAAAEVGAIAERRVDRLLDVTRSRELPAFLSPDAGVNSGLMIAQYTAAGIVAENRRLAAPASVDSLPTSGMQEDHVSMGWAAAKKLRTVLDNLTSLLAVELLAGVRGLQLRAPLDPSPAGRAAVAALGGIAGEPGPDVFLAPLMEAARDVLAGPELRAAIEGEIGPLD, from the coding sequence ATGACCGTCACCGTACTGCCCACCGGGATCTCCCCCGCCGACGTGCTCGCCGTGGCGCGCGGCACCGCCAAGGTCGTCCTCGACCCGGCCACCGTCGACGCCATGACCGTCAGCCGGTCCATCGTCGACGGCATCGAGGCCGCCGGCCGGCCGGTCTACGGCGTCTCCACCGGCTTCGGCGCGCTGGCGAACACCTTCGTCGCGCCCGAGCGGCGGGCCGAGCTCCAGCACGCGCTGATCCGCTCGCACGCCGCCGGGGTGGGCGCGCCGATGCCGCGCGAGGTGGTCCGGGCCATGATGCTGCTGCGGGTCCGCTCGCTGGCGCTCGGCCGTTCCGGGGTCCGGCCCCTGGTCGCCGAGGCGCTGGTCGACCTGCTCAACCACGACGTGACGCCGTGGGTGCCGGAGCACGGCTCGCTGGGCGCCTCCGGCGACCTGGCGCCGCTGGCGCACTGCGCGCTGGTGCTGCTCGGCGAGGGCTGGGTGCTCGGCCCGGCCGGCGAACGGCTGCCCGCCGCCGACGTGCTGCGCCGGGCGGGGCTGGCGCCGATCGGGCTGGCCGCCAAGGAGGGGCTGGCGCTGATCAACGGCACCGACGGCATGCTCGGCATGCTGCTGCTGGCGATCCACGACGCCGCGCACCTGTTCACGATGGCCGACGTCACCGCCGCCCTCGCCATCGAGGCGATGCTCGGCTCGGAGCGGCCGTTCCTGCCGGAGCTGCACGCCATCCGGCCGCATCCCGGGCAGTCGGCCTCGGCGGCGAACATCCACCGGCTGCTCCAGGACTCCCGGGTGATGGACTCGCACCGCGACGACCTCGCGCACGCGGTGCAGGACGCGTACTCGATGCGGTGCGCCCCGCAGGTCGCCGGGGCGGCCCGGGACACGCTGGACTTCGTCCGCACGGTGGCCGGCCGGGAGCTGGTCTCGGTGGTGGACAACCCGGTGGTGCTGCCCGACGGCCGCGTCGAGTCGACCGGGAACTTCCACGGCGCACCGCTGGGCTTCGCCGCCGACTTCCTGGCCATCGCCGCCGCCGAGGTGGGCGCGATCGCCGAGCGCCGGGTCGACCGGCTGCTCGACGTCACCCGGTCCCGGGAGCTGCCGGCGTTCCTCTCCCCCGACGCCGGGGTCAACTCCGGGCTGATGATCGCCCAGTACACGGCGGCCGGGATCGTCGCGGAGAACCGCCGGCTCGCCGCGCCGGCGTCGGTGGACTCGCTGCCCACCAGCGGCATGCAGGAGGACCACGTCTCGATGGGCTGGGCAGCGGCCAAGAAGCTGCGCACCGTGCTGGACAACCTGACCAGCCTGCTCGCCGTCGAGCTGCTCGCCGGCGTACGCGGGCTCCAGCTGCGCGCCCCGCTCGACCCGTCGCCGGCCGGCCGGGCGGCCGTCGCGGCGCTCGGCGGGATCGCCGGGGAACCCGGTCCGGACGTCTTCCTGGCCCCGCTGATGGAGGCCGCCCGGGACGTGCTGGCCGGGCCCGAGCTGCGCGCCGCCATCGAGGGCGAGATCGGGCCCCTCGACTGA
- a CDS encoding AEC family transporter: MLTGFAVIVAVIAVGYALGRGGVLGPEAATVLSRVAFFVATPALLFETVARADVPAVVSSALVVTVVSTTAVASVFVAVARLCWRRSVADATVGALASSYVNAANIGIPVAVYVLGDASFVAPVLMFQLVVMTPVAFAFLEAATAGSRPSLGTVVLQPLTNPVTIACALGVGASLTGWLPPEPVLRPIELVAAMAVPATLIAYGLSLHGAPRPGSGDTGRDVRLAVVLKTVVQPTVAYLVARFAMGLPPNLVLACTVTAALPTAQNVFVYAIRYGRGAVLARDSILLSTVAAVPVLVGVAVLAG; encoded by the coding sequence GTGCTGACGGGTTTCGCCGTCATCGTCGCCGTCATCGCCGTCGGCTACGCGCTCGGCCGTGGCGGGGTGCTGGGGCCGGAGGCGGCCACCGTCCTCTCCCGCGTGGCGTTCTTCGTGGCGACTCCGGCGCTGCTGTTCGAGACGGTGGCCCGGGCCGACGTGCCCGCGGTCGTCTCGTCCGCCCTCGTCGTCACGGTGGTGAGCACCACCGCCGTGGCGTCGGTGTTCGTCGCCGTCGCGAGGCTCTGCTGGCGCCGCTCCGTCGCGGACGCGACGGTCGGCGCCCTGGCCTCGTCGTACGTCAACGCGGCGAACATCGGCATCCCGGTCGCGGTCTACGTCCTCGGGGACGCCTCGTTCGTCGCGCCCGTCCTGATGTTCCAACTGGTCGTCATGACGCCGGTCGCGTTCGCCTTCCTCGAGGCGGCCACGGCGGGAAGCAGACCGTCGCTCGGCACGGTGGTGCTCCAGCCGCTCACCAACCCGGTCACCATCGCGTGCGCGCTGGGCGTCGGGGCCAGCCTGACCGGCTGGCTGCCGCCGGAGCCGGTCCTGCGGCCGATCGAACTCGTCGCGGCGATGGCGGTTCCCGCCACACTGATCGCGTACGGCCTCTCCCTGCACGGCGCGCCGCGGCCCGGCTCCGGCGACACCGGGCGGGACGTACGGCTCGCGGTCGTCCTCAAGACGGTGGTCCAGCCCACCGTCGCCTACCTCGTCGCCCGCTTCGCGATGGGGCTGCCGCCCAACCTCGTGCTGGCCTGCACGGTCACCGCCGCCCTGCCGACGGCGCAGAACGTCTTCGTCTACGCGATCCGCTACGGCCGGGGCGCGGTCCTGGCGCGCGACTCGATCCTGCTGTCGACGGTGGCCGCCGTGCCCGTGCTGGTCGGCGTGGCGGTGCTGGCGGGCTGA
- the rdgB gene encoding RdgB/HAM1 family non-canonical purine NTP pyrophosphatase, with the protein MNKVLLATRNRKKLVELQRILDGALGAHRVALIGLDDVEEYPELPESGLTFGENALIKAREGCRRTGLPTIADDSGLAVEALNGMPGVFSARWAGRHGNDEANLQLVLDQIADLPDEHRGASFVCTVALVLPGGKEHLVDGRQTGRLLRSPRGDGGFGYDPIFLGDGQDRTNAELTPQEKDAVSHRGKALRELAKLVAKVLPPAS; encoded by the coding sequence ATGAACAAGGTGCTGCTCGCCACCCGTAACCGCAAGAAGCTCGTCGAGCTCCAGCGGATCCTCGACGGCGCGCTCGGCGCGCACCGTGTCGCCCTGATCGGGCTCGACGACGTCGAGGAGTACCCGGAGCTGCCCGAGAGCGGCCTGACCTTCGGCGAGAACGCGCTGATCAAGGCGCGGGAGGGCTGCCGGCGCACCGGCCTGCCGACGATCGCCGACGACTCCGGGCTCGCCGTCGAGGCGCTCAACGGCATGCCGGGGGTGTTCAGCGCCCGCTGGGCCGGCCGGCACGGCAACGACGAGGCCAACCTCCAGCTGGTGCTGGACCAGATCGCGGACCTGCCCGACGAGCACCGGGGCGCGTCGTTCGTCTGCACGGTGGCCCTGGTGCTGCCCGGCGGCAAGGAGCACCTGGTCGACGGCCGGCAGACCGGCCGGCTGCTCCGGTCGCCGCGCGGCGACGGCGGGTTCGGCTACGACCCGATCTTCCTCGGCGACGGCCAGGACCGCACCAACGCCGAGCTGACGCCGCAGGAGAAGGACGCGGTCAGCCACCGGGGCAAGGCGTTGCGGGAGCTGGCCAAGCTGGTCGCCAAGGTGCTGCCGCCCGCGAGCTGA
- the rph gene encoding ribonuclease PH has translation MARPDGRRPDELRPVTLTRGWSTHPEGSVLVEFGGTRVLCTASVTEGVPRWRKGSGLGWVTAEYAMLPRATNTRSDRESVKGRVGGRTHEISRLIGRSLRASIDLKALGENSIVLDCDVLQADGGTRTAAITGAYVALHDAVTWLAGRKSLAGKPEKVMHRSVAAISVGIIDGEPRLDLDYTEDVAAEVDMNVVCTGTGEFVEVQGTGEAGVFARAQLDALLDLAVAGCVELAEAQRKALFS, from the coding sequence ATGGCACGACCTGACGGGCGGCGACCCGACGAACTCCGACCTGTGACGTTGACCCGGGGCTGGAGCACCCATCCGGAGGGCTCGGTGCTCGTGGAGTTCGGCGGCACCCGGGTGCTCTGCACCGCCAGCGTCACCGAGGGCGTGCCCCGCTGGCGCAAGGGCTCCGGGCTCGGCTGGGTCACCGCCGAGTACGCGATGCTGCCCCGGGCCACCAACACCCGCTCCGACCGGGAGAGCGTGAAGGGCCGCGTCGGCGGGCGTACGCACGAGATCTCCCGGCTGATCGGCCGGAGCCTGCGGGCGTCGATCGACCTGAAGGCCCTCGGTGAGAACTCGATCGTGCTCGACTGCGACGTGCTCCAGGCCGACGGCGGCACCCGCACCGCCGCGATCACCGGCGCGTACGTGGCGCTGCACGACGCGGTGACCTGGCTGGCCGGGCGCAAGTCGCTGGCCGGCAAGCCGGAGAAGGTGATGCACCGCTCGGTGGCCGCGATCAGCGTCGGGATCATCGACGGCGAGCCCCGGCTGGACCTCGACTACACCGAGGACGTGGCCGCCGAGGTCGACATGAACGTGGTGTGCACCGGCACGGGCGAGTTCGTCGAGGTGCAGGGCACCGGGGAGGCGGGCGTGTTCGCCCGCGCGCAGCTCGACGCCCTGCTCGACCTGGCCGTCGCCGGCTGCGTGGAACTGGCCGAAGCCCAGCGGAAGGCGCTCTTCTCATGA
- a CDS encoding MBL fold metallo-hydrolase, whose amino-acid sequence MRLTVLGCAGSFPGPESPCSAYLVEADGFRLLVDFGSGSLSNLQRYAGLHAPDAIILTHLHCDHILDAASYVVVRRYAPDGPYPSLPVYAPAGAPDRLAAAYGQEDSTVEDVYQFYALEPGTFPIGPFAVTVDRVNHPVETYGVRLEHGGRVLCYSSDTAPCDALLRLAQDADTFLCEASYLDGVENPPDLHLTGREAGEAATKAGVGRLLLTHLVAAWGSEAHTVESAGAAFDGPLEVVRPGASYEI is encoded by the coding sequence ATGCGACTGACCGTCCTGGGCTGCGCGGGCAGTTTCCCCGGTCCCGAGTCCCCCTGCTCGGCCTACCTCGTCGAGGCCGACGGCTTCCGGCTGCTGGTCGACTTCGGCTCCGGGTCGCTGTCCAACCTCCAGCGCTACGCGGGGCTGCACGCCCCGGACGCCATCATCCTCACCCACCTGCACTGCGACCACATCCTCGACGCGGCGTCGTACGTGGTGGTCCGCCGCTACGCCCCGGACGGCCCCTACCCGTCGCTGCCCGTCTACGCCCCCGCCGGCGCGCCGGACCGGTTGGCCGCCGCGTACGGGCAGGAGGACAGCACGGTCGAGGACGTCTACCAGTTCTACGCCCTCGAACCCGGCACCTTCCCGATCGGCCCGTTCGCGGTCACCGTCGACCGGGTGAACCACCCCGTCGAGACGTACGGCGTCCGGCTGGAGCACGGCGGCCGGGTCCTCTGCTACTCCTCGGACACCGCGCCCTGCGACGCGCTGCTGCGACTGGCCCAGGACGCCGACACGTTCCTCTGCGAGGCGAGCTACCTCGACGGCGTGGAGAACCCGCCGGACCTGCACCTGACCGGCCGGGAGGCCGGCGAGGCGGCGACCAAGGCCGGGGTGGGCCGGCTGCTGCTCACCCACCTGGTGGCCGCCTGGGGCAGCGAGGCGCACACCGTGGAGTCGGCCGGGGCCGCCTTCGACGGGCCGCTGGAAGTCGTCCGGCCCGGCGCCAGCTACGAGATCTGA